The genomic interval GCTGTGTGGTCACCGGGATACCTCGGTATTCCTCTGTCGACTCCAGCGGCCCCGAAAGGTAACAACGGGCTCCCGGCGTACGACAACGACGAGTCGTGCGACCTGAACACCCGTGCTGAACAGCGCGACCCGCTCCTACAGTTACGCGGCGGAGACTCCACGACCGTGAAGCGAGGGAGCATTCACATGGCGCGCAAGTTGTCCCTGGCCCTGGAGCTGTATGCCGACGCGAACGGCACCGTCGACCAGCGCTACATCGATCAGATGCGCGACCAGGACGCCGAACCGGTGCCGGTCGATCACACGTTGCCGAGGTTCACCCTCGTCGTCGGGCCCTCGCCGTTCACCATGCCGCGCGGCTGGGAGTTCTTCCTCACCTCCCCCTACGAGGGTGCGACGTACATCTCGACCGTGCTGCACAACGCCGGATATCCGGTGCGCATCGTCGACGTCCGCTACACCCCGAACCCCCTTCAGGCGGCGTACGAGCAGATCAACGAAGGCACCGACGTGCTCGGCATGTGCACGTTCGAGGACAACTTCCCTTTCTGCCGGGCGCTGATGGCGATGGTCCGCGCATCGCACCCGGACATACCGATCATCTGCGGCGGCTCGCTGGTCACTTCCGCGCCGGCGGTCTTCATGTCGGACACCGCCTGCGACATCGCGGTGATCAGCGAGGGTGAGATCACCATCCTGGAGCTGATGGAGAGTTACGCCCGCGGCTCGTGGAAGCAGGACCTCCCGACCGTCAAGGGCATCTGCTACCGGGACGAGAAGGGAAACGCCCGCCGCACGCCGCCGCGTGGCCAGATGATGGATCTCGACGCGCTGCCCAGGATGCGGCTCGACCTGTGGCCCCAGTCGCGGTCGCCGCTCGGCATGCAGCCGCAGGTGATCTCGTCCTACAGCCGCGGCTGCAAGATGGACTGCTCCTTCTGCTACCGCACCACCCCGCAGGTGCGGGCGAAGTCGCCGGAGAAGATGGACCGCGACCTCGACTGGCTGAAGACCCGGTACGGCGTGGAGTTCTGCTTCTTCGTCGACCTCACGTTCAGCTCGCACCGCGGTCAGACCATCGAGATGTGCGACGTGATCTCCCAGCACGATCTGCGGTGGACCTGTCTGACCCGGTGCGCCGACATGGACGTACCGCGCATCGACGCGATGCGGGAGGCGGGAGCGGACATCATCCTGTACGGCGTCGAGTCGCTGGGCCGCGAGGTGTTGCGCGAGGCCCGCAAGGGCAGCAGCGAGAACCTGACCGTCCGCGCGATGCGCACCACGTTCGAGGGCGGCGTGCGGTTCGGCTCGCTGCTCATCGTCGGTCTGCCGAACGAGACCGAGGAGTCCCTGTCGGACATGGTGCAGTTCGCCGAGCAGTACAACCACGTGACCCGGGTGAAGTATCTGTCGGCCATGCCCGGCACGACGGTGTACCAGGACGCGGTGCGGAACAAGGTGATCCGCACCGAGATCGACCACCTGAACTGGCTGTCGGTCGAACAGGCGCTGCACGAGGACGAGTTCCTGAACGTGAGCGGGCTGCCCGAGCAGGTCTGCCGGGACGCGTACAAGCGTGTGTACGACGCCTATCAGCCCGGCCCGGTGATGGACTTCCAGCACTGGCCCGAGCACTTCCAGTACTTCCACCCGCAGCCGGCCGACGGCACCGAGCGGTCGACGTCGTACGCCGGGTCCGGCTGGCGCGCGGAGTGGAGTTCCGCCGCCGCGCCCCTGGTCCCCGGTTCCGAGCGGTACACCTTGGACAAGGTGGCCGACCCGGAGGTGGCCGCGGTCGGGAGCACGCTGATGGACTGCGGCGCGAAGCAGCTCGCGGTGGGGGGCTGACCGGTGTCCACCCAGGACGGCCCGATCCTGATCATCGGGACCGAACGCTCCGGGTCGAACCTGCTGCGGCTGGTGCTCGACGCGCACGCGCGGATCGCGGTCCCGCACCCGCCGCACTTCATGCGGTACCTGTCCGGCATCCCGTACGACGGTGATGTCGACGCGATGGTGGGCGACGCGATGCGGTTGCTGCGCGACCACATCCACCCGTGGCCGCACGTGATCGACCGGGCCGCGGTGACCGAGGCGGCCGGCCCGTCGCTGTTCGGGGTGGTGTCGGCCATCTACGACCAGTACCGCGTCGCGGAGGGCGCGGCCCGGTGGGGGTGCAAGAGCACGTTCATGGTCGAGCACGTCGACGAGGTGCTCGCCGGGCTCCCGGACGCGCGGTTCCTCTGGCTGGTGCGTGATCCCCGCGATGTGGCCGCGTCGGCGAAGCGGGCGGTGTTCGGCCACTGCCACCCGTACCGGATGGCCCTGCGGTGGACGGCCGAACAGGAGCTCGCCCGCGCGGCCCTGGAGCGATGGGGGCCGGGGGTGGTGCACCTGGTGCGGTACGAGGACCTGGTGTCCGCGCCCGACCGGGAGATCCGGGCGATCTGCGACTTCATCGGTGAGGCGTTCGAGCCCGCGATGCTGGCGCACCACCTCGGTGGCAACGCCCGGGTGACCGCGTCCCTGTCGGCGTCCTGGCGCACGGCGGGCGACCCGATCACCACGGCCCGGATCGGCGCCCACCGGCGGGGGCTGTCCGACCGGGAGCGGCGGCAGGTGGAGAGCGTGACCGCGCGGGTGATGGAGACGCTGCGCTACCCGTTCGACCGGGCCTCGCTGGACGAACCGGCTCCCGGTCCGCTCGGCGTCGCGCTGCGCGGGTTCGCGGTCCGGATGGCCGTGGAGGCGCGATCGCTGCGCACCGACCGCAACCACTTCCGGCGCTGGCGGCGCGACGCCACCGTCCGCCGGCTGCGCCACCGCGCGAAGCCGGGCCGCGCCCTTGTTCCGGCAGGAGAGAGCAGATGAACGGAACGGGAAGCGTCCGCACGCACTTCGCCGACCGGGCGAGCACCTACGACCGGTCCAGTTCGTGGTGCACCGACGACGCGCTCGGCGAGC from Streptomyces sp. CA-278952 carries:
- a CDS encoding B12-binding domain-containing radical SAM protein; this translates as MARKLSLALELYADANGTVDQRYIDQMRDQDAEPVPVDHTLPRFTLVVGPSPFTMPRGWEFFLTSPYEGATYISTVLHNAGYPVRIVDVRYTPNPLQAAYEQINEGTDVLGMCTFEDNFPFCRALMAMVRASHPDIPIICGGSLVTSAPAVFMSDTACDIAVISEGEITILELMESYARGSWKQDLPTVKGICYRDEKGNARRTPPRGQMMDLDALPRMRLDLWPQSRSPLGMQPQVISSYSRGCKMDCSFCYRTTPQVRAKSPEKMDRDLDWLKTRYGVEFCFFVDLTFSSHRGQTIEMCDVISQHDLRWTCLTRCADMDVPRIDAMREAGADIILYGVESLGREVLREARKGSSENLTVRAMRTTFEGGVRFGSLLIVGLPNETEESLSDMVQFAEQYNHVTRVKYLSAMPGTTVYQDAVRNKVIRTEIDHLNWLSVEQALHEDEFLNVSGLPEQVCRDAYKRVYDAYQPGPVMDFQHWPEHFQYFHPQPADGTERSTSYAGSGWRAEWSSAAAPLVPGSERYTLDKVADPEVAAVGSTLMDCGAKQLAVGG
- a CDS encoding sulfotransferase family protein, with amino-acid sequence MSTQDGPILIIGTERSGSNLLRLVLDAHARIAVPHPPHFMRYLSGIPYDGDVDAMVGDAMRLLRDHIHPWPHVIDRAAVTEAAGPSLFGVVSAIYDQYRVAEGAARWGCKSTFMVEHVDEVLAGLPDARFLWLVRDPRDVAASAKRAVFGHCHPYRMALRWTAEQELARAALERWGPGVVHLVRYEDLVSAPDREIRAICDFIGEAFEPAMLAHHLGGNARVTASLSASWRTAGDPITTARIGAHRRGLSDRERRQVESVTARVMETLRYPFDRASLDEPAPGPLGVALRGFAVRMAVEARSLRTDRNHFRRWRRDATVRRLRHRAKPGRALVPAGESR